A genomic segment from Sparus aurata chromosome 20, fSpaAur1.1, whole genome shotgun sequence encodes:
- the LOC115571402 gene encoding synaptic vesicle membrane protein VAT-1 homolog, with product MSGEEAPTQQQEPEQEKQPEEPPPPPAAAAAAAADPAAAPAAAAAPQESAGSKPAAEEKRLSFRALVLTGHGGYDKVKLQVKTQAEPQLKAGEVLVRVKACGLNFAELLGRQGLYELLPAPPVVMGMEGSGVIEAVGEDVKDRKVGDRVIVMSRNGMWQEVVVAPANHTFPMPEQMSFEEGAAIPVNYMTAYMMLFEMANLRPGKSVLVHMAAGGVGVAATQLCKTVPDVTVFGTASASKHETIAEGGVTHPIDYRTKDYVEEIRKISPKGVDIVLDPLGGLDTQKGFSLLKPLGMLIVFGAANCVTGQKKNLLAMAKTWYNQLSLNTLKLMQANKAVCGFHLGYITDEQLLSSNMSKLLELYGQGQIKPRIDSCYHFEEVTDAMRRMHERQNIGKVILLPEPKKVEEEKPKSDPEPVENVEKSEAAVSEKKEEATEEVKAEKD from the exons ATGTCTGGCGAAGAGGCTCCAACTCAGCAGCAAGAACCTGAGCAGGAGAAGCAGCCGGAGGagcctccaccaccaccagctgctgctgctgctgctgctgcggatCCAGCTGcggctccagctgctgctgctgcaccgcAGGAGTCTGCTGGTAGCAAACCCGCAGCCGAGGAGAAGCGCCTCTCCTTCAGGGCTCTGGTCCTCACCGGGCACGGCGGGTATGACAaggtgaagctgcaggtgaAGACGCAGGCTGAGCCGCAGCTGAAGGCGGGCGAGGTCCTGGTGCGGGTCAAGGCGTGCGGGCTGAACTTCGCCGAGCTGCTGGGCAGACAGGGGCTGTACGAGCTGCTGCCCGCCCCGCCGGTCGTGATGGGAATGGAGGGCTCCGGGGTCATCGAGGCGGTCGGGGAGGATGTGAAGGACCGGAAA GTGGGGGATCGTGTCATCGTGATGAGCCGCAACGGCATGTGGCAGGAAGTGGTCGTCGCGCCCGCCAACCACACATTCCCCATGCCGGAGCAGATGAGCTTTGAGGAAGGCGCTGCTATCCCCGTCAACTACATGACCGCCTACATGATGCTGTTTGAGATGGCCAATCTGAGGCCGGGCAAGAGCGTTCTCGTCCACATGGcagcag GTGGCGTTGGTGTCGCTGCTACCCAGCTGTGTAAGACGGTGCCAGATGTGACCGTTTTTGGCACGGCGTCAGCCTCCAAACACGAGACCATCGCCGAAGGCGGGGTAACTCATCCCATCGACTACCGCACCAAAGACTACGTGGAGGAAATCCGCAAAATCAGCCCCAAgg GAGTGGACATCGTCCTCGACCCACTTGGAGGTCTGGACACCCAAAAAGGTTTTAGTTTGTTGAAACCTTTGGGCATGCTCATAGTCTTTG GTGCGGCTAACTGTGTGACGGGCCAGAAGAAGAACCTGTTGGCCATGGCAAAGACCTGGTACAACCAGCTCTCTCTCAACACGCTGAAGCTGATGCAGGCCAACAAGGCCGTGTGCGGCTTTCACCTGGGCTACATCACCGACGAACAGCTCCTGAGCAGCAACATGTCCAAGCTGCTGGAGCTGTACGGGCAGGGGCAGATCAAGCCCCGCATCGACTCATGCTACCACTTCGAAGAG GTGACGGATGCCATGAGGCGCATGCACGAACGCCAAAACATCGGGAAAGTCATCCTTCTTCCTGAACCGAAgaaggtggaggaagagaagcCAAAATCCGACCCGGAACCGGtagaaaatgtggaaaaatctGAAGCTGCCGTCAGCGAGAAGAAAGAAGAGGCCACAGAGGAAGTAAAAGCAGAGAAAGATTGA